In Spiroplasma sp. SV19, one DNA window encodes the following:
- a CDS encoding PTS sugar transporter subunit IIB, giving the protein MEAKPVIMLACSAGMSTSILVQRMEEAAKTLNCDVTVLAIPTIEAIHRWQEASILLLGPQVRYELDRFKKAIKDQIPVFVIDQMDYGMGDGQKVLTFALQQLNL; this is encoded by the coding sequence ATGGAGGCAAAACCAGTTATTATGTTGGCTTGTTCCGCCGGAATGAGTACATCAATTTTAGTACAACGAATGGAAGAAGCTGCAAAAACGTTAAATTGTGATGTAACTGTTTTAGCAATTCCGACAATTGAAGCAATTCACCGTTGGCAAGAAGCCAGTATTTTATTGTTAGGACCACAAGTTCGTTATGAATTAGATCGCTTTAAAAAAGCGATTAAGGATCAAATTCCAGTTTTTGTAATTGACCAGATGGATTATGGAATGGGTGATGGCCAAAAAGTTTTAACCTTTGCGTTACAACAATTAAATTTATAA
- a CDS encoding PTS transporter subunit EIIC yields MGESVATKPNKFTTWLNNKFIPTVGKIGNQTHLSIIRDSFALITPLLIAGALAVFINQIILGSSVISLSYWIAYWSKMYDGFEGDNIIFLPNALKALDALRSVNGVIWNASLMVMTLYIVFLIGYLLGKRRGQDPAIMAGIVSFATFIVAGAGIAGWEFAQKFMGAEGLFSGIIIAFLSAELFIFLQRNNRLAIRMPKNVPPAVGHAFAKLLPMIITTFLFGIVSQLLIWAPIEYTVIDQFNQEFIKQDNFAGIYRNTHGEMFQLLNGTLQPLTNAQTALVTKIEYLTMTANPMWGEFGPLDKITTEPEYSAFNTNFKALTLVTLIYKFFTYPFMNAASNPNVGLGFALLYILFVSIFWFFGLHGTNIMNGIFAPVWLYATAQNSIAFKAGQNLPFIFSQGFFDGFIFLGGWGMSLGLLLITLIMGRDKQARAISKSSIAPGIFNINEPVTFAYPLILNPVMAIPAIIGPCLLVIWTWFWISTGVVPGAALLIPWVAPVGVGAFITTGSWKGILLALSNLILMAILYIPFIFIANKIAKNNDTAVSLNYLGRIQFLFTGRNYAEPQAKELRLRQRAELKQSLNPQERRVLKERYRNEWKTLHNELVTKYRQIRSDKKTARQLAKKDRKTKKE; encoded by the coding sequence ATGGGAGAATCAGTGGCGACAAAACCAAATAAATTTACCACATGATTAAATAACAAATTTATTCCTACTGTTGGAAAAATTGGAAACCAGACGCACTTATCAATTATTCGGGATAGTTTTGCTTTAATTACGCCGTTACTAATTGCAGGAGCCTTAGCTGTGTTTATTAATCAAATTATCTTAGGTTCAAGTGTTATTTCATTATCGTATTGGATTGCTTATTGAAGCAAAATGTACGATGGTTTTGAGGGCGATAACATTATTTTTTTACCTAACGCTCTGAAGGCACTTGATGCCTTACGATCTGTTAATGGGGTAATTTGAAATGCTTCATTAATGGTAATGACGTTATATATTGTTTTTCTAATTGGTTATTTATTAGGAAAACGCCGTGGGCAAGATCCAGCAATTATGGCTGGAATTGTGTCATTTGCAACTTTTATTGTGGCGGGAGCTGGAATTGCTGGCTGAGAGTTTGCACAAAAATTTATGGGCGCTGAAGGGTTGTTTTCGGGAATTATTATTGCCTTTTTAAGCGCAGAATTATTTATTTTTTTACAACGCAATAATCGTTTAGCGATTAGAATGCCAAAAAACGTCCCGCCTGCCGTTGGTCATGCTTTTGCCAAATTATTACCAATGATTATTACTACTTTTTTGTTTGGAATTGTATCGCAATTATTAATTTGAGCACCAATTGAATACACGGTGATTGATCAATTCAACCAAGAATTTATTAAACAAGATAATTTTGCAGGAATTTATCGAAATACCCACGGTGAAATGTTTCAATTATTAAATGGAACTTTACAACCATTAACTAATGCTCAAACTGCATTGGTAACAAAAATTGAATATTTAACAATGACTGCTAATCCAATGTGAGGGGAATTTGGTCCGTTGGATAAAATTACAACAGAACCAGAATATAGTGCTTTTAATACAAATTTTAAAGCCTTAACATTAGTTACTTTAATTTATAAATTTTTCACATATCCCTTTATGAACGCAGCATCTAATCCCAATGTTGGATTAGGATTTGCCTTATTATATATTTTATTTGTTTCAATTTTTTGATTCTTTGGTTTACATGGTACAAACATTATGAATGGAATTTTTGCGCCAGTTTGATTATATGCAACAGCACAAAATTCAATTGCTTTTAAAGCAGGACAAAACTTACCATTTATTTTTTCACAAGGATTTTTTGATGGATTCATCTTTTTAGGGGGATGAGGAATGTCTTTAGGGTTATTACTGATTACTTTAATTATGGGACGCGATAAACAAGCACGAGCTATTTCAAAAAGTTCAATTGCCCCCGGAATATTTAACATTAATGAACCAGTAACCTTTGCGTATCCCTTAATTTTAAACCCCGTGATGGCAATTCCAGCCATTATTGGGCCATGTTTACTAGTAATTTGAACCTGATTTTGAATCTCAACTGGTGTTGTGCCCGGCGCAGCATTATTAATTCCATGGGTCGCACCGGTGGGAGTAGGAGCCTTTATTACAACAGGAAGCTGAAAGGGAATTCTGTTAGCCCTCTCAAATTTAATATTAATGGCTATCCTTTATATTCCGTTCATTTTTATTGCTAATAAAATTGCAAAAAATAATGATACCGCTGTTTCGCTTAATTATTTAGGACGAATTCAATTCTTGTTTACTGGTCGTAATTATGCCGAACCACAAGCAAAAGAATTACGTCTTCGTCAACGTGCTGAATTAAAACAGAGTTTAAATCCACAAGAACGTCGTGTTCTCAAAGAACGTTATCGTAATGAATGAAAAACTTTACATAATGAATTAGTAACAAAATATCGCCAAATTCGCAGTGATAAAAAAACTGCACGGCAATTAGCAAAAAAAGATCGTAAAACAAAAAAAGAATAA
- a CDS encoding dihydroorotase produces the protein MIYTFTNAKVYLPTGFQQTNITIEDNKIIQIGSKVLGTEIKLSPTCIIVPSFIDLHAHFREPGQTDKEDLVTGALSGLYGGYQTVCVMANTIPVIDHPTVLAPLLMKAKKIPINIQFFSAITNNLAGQKAVDFASFGEDVIGFSDDGVYLANQALLITALKYGQANHKLVSLHVDNRHQLTSTTTILNHEVAKRFNLTGVDKDYEVGSLSQDLTIVNQLRLPYHLCHLSTAESVALIRASKTINPFLTCEVTPHHLTLSTDDILMNDGNYLMNPPLNLKSDQLSLIAALNDGTIDVIATDHAPHQTTEKGLFATSAMGIIGLQLTFPVLYTKLVQPQKVSLATIINALTVNPQKLIHHHDVQLKVNNQANFTIIDLALTQMVTSKLLKSKATNTPFLGTVLTGWPIMNVHNGTIHHLNEEGT, from the coding sequence ATGATTTATACTTTTACTAATGCTAAGGTGTACTTGCCAACTGGTTTTCAACAAACAAATATTACAATCGAAGATAATAAGATTATTCAAATTGGGTCTAAAGTGCTAGGGACAGAAATCAAATTATCACCAACTTGTATTATTGTGCCAAGTTTTATTGATTTACATGCTCATTTTCGTGAACCTGGTCAAACAGATAAAGAGGATTTAGTAACTGGCGCCCTAAGCGGACTATACGGTGGTTATCAGACGGTTTGTGTGATGGCAAATACCATTCCCGTTATTGACCATCCTACAGTTTTAGCCCCATTATTAATGAAAGCAAAAAAAATTCCAATTAATATTCAGTTTTTCAGTGCGATTACTAATAATTTAGCAGGTCAAAAAGCAGTTGATTTTGCTAGTTTTGGTGAAGATGTTATTGGCTTTAGTGATGATGGGGTCTATTTGGCTAACCAAGCCTTATTAATAACAGCCTTAAAATATGGTCAAGCTAATCATAAATTAGTTTCATTGCATGTTGATAACCGTCATCAATTAACATCAACAACAACGATACTAAATCACGAAGTTGCCAAAAGATTTAATTTAACTGGAGTTGATAAAGACTATGAAGTAGGTTCATTAAGCCAAGATTTAACAATTGTTAATCAACTGCGACTGCCATATCATCTATGCCATCTTTCTACGGCCGAAAGTGTCGCTTTAATTCGAGCGAGTAAAACAATTAACCCATTTTTAACTTGTGAAGTAACTCCACATCATTTAACCTTATCAACTGATGATATTTTAATGAATGATGGGAATTACCTAATGAATCCACCTTTAAATCTAAAAAGTGATCAATTGAGTCTAATTGCGGCTTTAAATGATGGAACAATTGATGTCATTGCAACAGACCATGCTCCACATCAAACAACAGAAAAAGGGTTGTTTGCAACTAGTGCAATGGGAATCATTGGTTTGCAATTAACTTTTCCGGTACTATATACAAAGTTAGTTCAACCACAAAAAGTGTCATTAGCAACAATTATTAATGCTTTAACAGTTAATCCCCAAAAGTTAATCCACCATCATGATGTTCAATTAAAAGTTAATAATCAGGCTAACTTTACGATAATTGATTTAGCATTAACCCAAATGGTAACTAGTAAATTATTAAAATCAAAAGCAACAAATACTCCTTTTTTAGGGACTGTTTTAACTGGTTGACCAATTATGAATGTTCATAATGGGACAATTCATCATTTAAATGAGGAAGGAACATAA
- a CDS encoding PTS transporter subunit EIIC, with product MGESIVRKPSKFTTWINNKFIPVVEKIGNQTHLSIIRDSFALITPLFIAGALAIFIDQIILGSSVISLSYWIAYWSKMYEGFDGDNIIFLSNVGKTFDALKSVNGVVWNASLMVMTLYIVFLIGYLLGKRREQDPAIIAGIVSFATFIVAGAGIAGWEFAQKFMGVDGLFSGIIVAFLSAELFIFLQRNNRLTIRMPKNIPPAVGHAFAKLLPMIITTFLFGIVSQLLIWAPIEYTVIDQFKQEFINQDNFGGIYRNTHGEMFQLLNGTLQPLTNVQTALVTKIEYLTMTSDSIWGAFGSLDEITTEPEYSTFNLNFKTLTLVTLIYKFFTYPFMNVAANPNIGLGLALLYIFFASIFWFFGLHGTNIMNGIFGPIWLYATVQNSIAFKAGQNLPFIFSLGFFDAFIFLGGWGMSLGLILITLIMGRDKQTRTVSKKLIVPTIFNIDEPVTFAYPLFLNPVLVIPSIIGSLLLVIWTWFWISIGVVPGAALLIPWMAPVGIGAFITTGSWKGIILAFSNLILMVVLYIPFILIANRIAKNNGTTVSLNYLGRIQFLLIGRNYAEPQAKELRLRQRVELKQSLNPQERRILKERHRNEWKTLHNELVAKYRQVRHDKKRARQFAKQNRKTSKI from the coding sequence ATGGGAGAATCAATCGTAAGAAAGCCGAGCAAATTTACAACATGAATTAACAACAAATTTATTCCTGTTGTTGAAAAAATTGGGAATCAAACCCACTTGTCGATTATTCGAGATAGTTTTGCGCTAATTACCCCGTTATTTATTGCGGGGGCTTTAGCTATCTTTATTGATCAAATTATCTTAGGTTCGAGTGTTATTTCATTATCGTATTGAATTGCTTATTGAAGTAAAATGTATGAGGGTTTTGATGGGGATAACATTATTTTTCTATCTAATGTTGGAAAGACATTTGATGCTTTAAAATCCGTTAATGGAGTAGTTTGAAACGCTTCATTAATGGTGATGACATTATATATTGTCTTTCTAATTGGCTATTTATTAGGAAAACGGCGCGAACAAGACCCGGCAATTATCGCTGGAATTGTCTCTTTTGCAACTTTTATTGTGGCGGGAGCTGGGATTGCTGGTTGAGAGTTTGCACAAAAATTTATGGGGGTAGATGGTTTATTTTCGGGAATTATTGTTGCCTTTTTAAGTGCAGAATTATTTATTTTTTTACAACGTAATAATCGTTTAACGATTAGAATGCCAAAAAATATCCCTCCTGCCGTTGGCCATGCTTTTGCTAAATTATTACCAATGATTATTACCACTTTTTTGTTTGGAATTGTGTCGCAATTATTAATTTGAGCACCAATTGAATACACGGTAATTGATCAATTCAAGCAAGAATTTATTAACCAAGATAATTTTGGGGGAATTTATCGAAATACCCACGGTGAAATGTTTCAATTATTAAATGGAACTTTACAACCATTAACTAATGTTCAAACTGCATTGGTAACAAAAATTGAATATTTGACAATGACCTCTGATTCAATATGAGGGGCATTTGGTTCGTTGGATGAAATTACAACAGAACCAGAATATAGTACTTTCAATTTAAATTTTAAGACCTTAACATTAGTTACTTTAATTTATAAATTTTTTACATATCCTTTTATGAATGTTGCCGCTAATCCCAATATTGGGTTAGGATTAGCCTTATTATATATTTTCTTTGCCTCAATTTTTTGATTCTTTGGTTTACATGGCACAAACATTATGAATGGAATTTTTGGTCCAATCTGATTATATGCGACAGTTCAAAATTCAATTGCTTTTAAAGCGGGTCAAAATCTACCATTTATTTTCTCCCTAGGATTTTTTGATGCCTTTATTTTTTTAGGAGGATGAGGAATGTCGCTGGGATTAATTCTTATTACCTTAATTATGGGACGCGATAAGCAAACACGTACTGTTTCAAAAAAATTAATTGTACCAACAATATTTAACATTGATGAACCAGTAACCTTTGCATATCCGTTATTTTTAAACCCTGTGTTGGTAATTCCAAGCATTATTGGCTCGCTCTTATTAGTAATTTGAACCTGATTTTGAATTTCAATTGGCGTTGTGCCCGGTGCAGCATTATTAATTCCATGAATGGCTCCGGTCGGAATTGGTGCTTTTATTACAACAGGCAGCTGAAAGGGCATTATTTTAGCGTTTTCAAATTTAATTTTAATGGTTGTTCTTTATATTCCATTTATTTTAATTGCTAATAGAATTGCAAAAAATAATGGTACCACTGTTTCGCTTAATTATTTAGGACGAATTCAATTTTTGCTTATTGGTCGTAATTATGCTGAACCACAGGCAAAAGAATTACGTCTTCGTCAACGGGTTGAATTAAAACAGAGTTTAAATCCACAAGAACGTCGTATTCTCAAAGAACGTCATCGTAATGAATGAAAAACTTTACATAATGAATTAGTAGCAAAATATCGTCAAGTTCGTCATGACAAAAAAAGGGCACGACAATTTGCCAAACAGAATCGAAAAACAAGTAAAATTTAG
- a CDS encoding aspartate carbamoyltransferase catalytic subunit: MKSKSLFNLDDWNQQEVNNFLTEALQFKNNVKKVDYQQRKIVANLFFEPSTRTHYSFDVAAHKLGCKTLNFNEQFSATKKGETLYDTIKTFEALGVDALVIRHPENNYYNALIDKIKVPILNGGDGSGNHPTQSLLDLLTIKEQFGEFAGLNIIIVGDIKYSRVAKTNIQIMQKLGMNVYTTGINELQIPGVVSVDFKANLPKMDVVMLLRYQFERFADNEQYHLDYLHNYKLTSALVATMKPTAIIMHPAPFNRGIEIDDDVVECKQAKIFEQMTNGVFVRMALLNNILSTN; the protein is encoded by the coding sequence ATGAAAAGTAAAAGTCTTTTTAATTTAGATGATTGAAATCAGCAAGAAGTTAATAATTTTTTAACAGAAGCTTTGCAATTTAAAAATAATGTTAAAAAAGTTGATTATCAGCAACGAAAAATTGTTGCAAACTTATTTTTTGAACCTTCAACACGAACACATTATTCGTTTGATGTTGCTGCTCATAAATTAGGATGTAAAACATTAAACTTTAATGAACAATTTAGTGCGACAAAAAAAGGGGAAACATTATATGATACCATCAAAACTTTCGAAGCATTAGGGGTTGATGCCTTAGTAATCCGCCACCCAGAAAATAATTATTATAATGCTCTAATTGATAAAATTAAGGTTCCCATTTTAAATGGAGGTGACGGTTCGGGAAATCATCCAACGCAAAGTCTTTTAGATTTATTAACAATTAAAGAACAATTTGGTGAGTTTGCTGGTTTAAATATTATTATTGTTGGTGATATTAAGTACTCTCGTGTTGCAAAAACTAATATTCAAATTATGCAAAAATTAGGAATGAATGTTTATACAACAGGAATTAACGAATTACAAATTCCGGGAGTTGTAAGTGTTGATTTTAAAGCGAATCTTCCCAAAATGGATGTTGTGATGTTATTGCGTTACCAATTTGAACGTTTTGCAGATAATGAACAATACCATTTAGATTATTTACATAATTATAAATTAACATCTGCCTTAGTTGCGACAATGAAACCAACGGCTATTATTATGCATCCAGCACCATTTAACCGTGGGATTGAAATCGATGATGATGTTGTTGAATGTAAACAGGCAAAAATATTTGAGCAGATGACTAATGGTGTTTTTGTGCGAATGGCATTATTGAATAATATTTTAAGTACTAACTAA
- the pyrE gene encoding orotate phosphoribosyltransferase — protein sequence MKKIITELVNIKAININTTTLYTWASGIKSPVYIDNRLIMGYPQLRWAIAQEFAHIIHSKLAGIKIENIFGTATAGIPHATLLGHLLQLPFGYVRSSKKGHGKQNQIEGVYQHGQRVIVIEDLISTGGSVLEVVKTLQQAGMEVVAVLAIFSYQLQKAITKFNRLQIPLYILTNFDTLIANTDILTSEQQIMLQQFHEQLNQ from the coding sequence ATGAAAAAAATTATTACTGAATTAGTTAATATTAAAGCAATTAATATTAATACAACGACACTATATACATGAGCATCAGGCATTAAATCGCCAGTTTACATTGATAATCGGTTAATTATGGGTTATCCACAGTTGCGATGGGCAATTGCTCAGGAATTTGCTCATATTATTCATTCTAAATTAGCAGGAATTAAGATTGAAAATATTTTTGGCACCGCCACAGCAGGAATTCCACACGCTACTTTGCTGGGGCATTTATTGCAATTACCATTTGGATATGTTCGTAGTAGTAAAAAAGGGCATGGTAAACAAAATCAAATTGAAGGTGTTTATCAACACGGTCAACGCGTAATTGTGATTGAAGACTTGATTTCAACGGGTGGGTCAGTGCTTGAAGTTGTTAAAACATTGCAGCAAGCAGGAATGGAAGTTGTTGCCGTCTTAGCGATTTTTAGTTATCAATTACAAAAAGCGATAACCAAATTTAATAGATTACAAATTCCATTATATATTTTAACTAATTTTGATACATTAATTGCTAATACCGATATTTTAACAAGTGAACAACAAATAATGTTACAACAGTTTCATGAACAGTTAAACCAGTAG
- the pyrF gene encoding orotidine-5'-phosphate decarboxylase: MNKVFIACDFNSREQLTAFLAKFPPQPLALKLGMELIYAIGFEIISELKQQGHTIFLDLKLNDIPITVEKALTALKHYQVDFVTIHLTSGQKTLQLAHRIVQNTNIKLLGVTVLTSLDNMDVQEMFLSSTLTTNELVKNLAKMAANNCFYGVICAPSEVTVIKQHFPNLKTVTPGIQLTSDQTDQKRVATPLTAKKLGADYLVVGRAITMAVDPVAAYQEILTIFTKGAEI; this comes from the coding sequence ATGAATAAAGTTTTTATTGCTTGTGATTTTAATTCACGCGAACAGTTAACAGCTTTTTTAGCAAAATTTCCCCCACAACCATTAGCATTGAAATTGGGAATGGAATTAATTTATGCTATTGGTTTTGAAATTATTTCGGAGCTGAAACAACAAGGTCATACTATCTTTTTAGATTTAAAATTAAATGATATTCCTATTACAGTTGAAAAAGCATTAACTGCATTAAAACATTATCAAGTTGATTTTGTAACAATTCATTTAACAAGTGGCCAAAAAACGTTACAATTAGCCCATAGGATTGTTCAAAATACTAACATTAAATTATTGGGTGTCACAGTCTTAACTAGCTTAGATAATATGGATGTACAAGAAATGTTTTTATCATCAACATTGACAACAAATGAGCTAGTTAAAAATTTAGCTAAAATGGCTGCTAATAATTGTTTTTATGGGGTTATTTGTGCACCATCAGAAGTAACAGTTATTAAACAACATTTTCCAAATTTAAAGACAGTAACACCAGGAATTCAATTAACATCAGATCAAACAGACCAAAAACGAGTTGCAACCCCCTTAACAGCAAAAAAATTAGGAGCCGACTATTTAGTCGTAGGGCGAGCAATTACAATGGCAGTTGATCCTGTTGCAGCTTATCAAGAGATTTTAACGATTTTTACAAAAGGAGCAGAAATATAA
- the aguA gene encoding agmatine deiminase: MSKLLTTTPKQDDFYLPAETNNHLRTWMMWPHMKDNWQKDAFPAQKIFTLIAKIISTYEPVEMIVNEQNYSRAKKMLGNANVNLLKLKYYDSWARDLGALYLVNATGDRRAVSFQFNGWGMQNSLVLKERQFKWDYTIDNQVAIAMAHASGLDYYACPLVLEGGAIHTDGEGTLYTTEECLLNSNRNPSLTRDEVEEYLKQYLNVEKVIWIPRGMYSDETSGHINNLLHIVEPGHLLLNWTDNKIDPQYERSLEALLLLEKTVDAKGRVLKITKLHQPTPLFLTKREASERKDSARLVHRIAGFRMPASYLNFHLVNKALILPIFGDPIWDQNAITVLTKCFPTREVIPVYAREIVLGGGGIHSMTQTEFLF, from the coding sequence ATGAGTAAATTATTAACAACAACACCCAAACAAGATGACTTTTATTTACCAGCTGAAACAAATAATCACCTTCGTACTTGAATGATGTGACCACATATGAAGGATAATTGACAAAAAGATGCCTTTCCGGCACAAAAGATTTTCACTTTAATTGCAAAAATAATTAGTACTTATGAACCAGTTGAAATGATTGTTAATGAACAAAACTATTCTCGTGCTAAAAAAATGTTGGGAAATGCAAATGTTAATTTATTAAAGCTTAAGTATTATGATAGTTGAGCGCGTGATTTGGGGGCTCTTTATTTAGTAAATGCAACTGGTGATCGTCGAGCAGTTAGTTTTCAGTTTAACGGTTGAGGCATGCAAAATAGTTTAGTGTTAAAAGAACGACAGTTTAAGTGAGATTATACAATTGACAACCAAGTTGCAATTGCGATGGCTCACGCTAGTGGACTTGATTATTATGCTTGTCCGTTAGTGCTAGAAGGTGGGGCTATTCATACCGATGGGGAAGGAACATTGTATACAACCGAAGAATGCCTATTAAATTCAAATCGTAATCCGTCATTAACAAGGGACGAAGTTGAAGAATATTTAAAGCAATACTTAAATGTTGAGAAAGTAATTTGAATTCCACGGGGAATGTATAGTGATGAAACAAGCGGTCATATTAATAATTTATTGCATATTGTTGAACCGGGACATCTTTTATTAAACTGAACAGATAATAAAATTGATCCCCAATATGAACGCAGTTTAGAAGCATTATTATTGCTAGAAAAAACCGTTGATGCGAAAGGACGAGTATTAAAAATTACTAAGTTACATCAACCAACCCCACTTTTTTTGACAAAACGCGAAGCAAGTGAGCGTAAAGATAGTGCACGGTTAGTGCATCGAATTGCTGGTTTTCGAATGCCAGCAAGTTATTTAAATTTTCATCTTGTTAATAAAGCTTTAATCTTACCAATTTTTGGCGACCCAATTTGAGATCAAAATGCAATTACTGTTTTAACAAAATGTTTTCCAACTCGTGAAGTGATTCCTGTTTATGCTCGTGAAATTGTTTTAGGGGGTGGGGGAATTCACTCTATGACTCAGACAGAATTTTTGTTCTAG
- a CDS encoding dihydroorotate dehydrogenase encodes MEKQIIETTTLLVNEQLGPDLWLATFKAPRLSKIAQPGQFMLIEPSQQFFLKRPFSFFDINAKAETIAVYYQNKGLGTWFMANKWLIGQAVQIQGPHGQGFQITKETDDLLIVAGGIGIAPMKALIDDLITKKVKYTAIFGGRTKNALNVLSLFQDNTRFLLNTDDGTIGQQQNIIVALEQYLETHQPQMIVACGPEVALTKINQIAKENRITTQISYESHMACGVGACMGCTKTIDGTNKKICTDGPIITVKYDK; translated from the coding sequence ATGGAAAAACAAATAATTGAAACAACAACATTACTAGTAAATGAACAACTAGGACCTGATTTATGACTAGCAACTTTTAAAGCACCCCGCCTTAGTAAAATTGCTCAGCCAGGTCAGTTTATGCTAATTGAACCATCACAACAATTCTTCTTAAAACGACCATTTAGTTTTTTTGATATTAACGCCAAAGCAGAAACAATTGCGGTTTATTATCAAAATAAAGGCTTGGGAACTTGATTTATGGCAAATAAATGACTAATTGGTCAAGCCGTTCAGATTCAAGGTCCGCATGGTCAAGGCTTTCAAATTACTAAGGAAACGGATGATTTGTTAATTGTGGCGGGAGGAATTGGCATTGCGCCAATGAAAGCCTTAATTGATGATTTAATTACAAAGAAAGTTAAGTATACGGCTATTTTTGGGGGGCGAACAAAAAATGCGCTTAATGTTTTGTCCTTATTTCAAGATAATACCCGGTTTTTATTAAATACTGATGATGGAACAATTGGCCAACAACAAAATATTATTGTGGCATTAGAACAATATTTAGAAACACATCAACCACAAATGATTGTGGCATGTGGACCAGAAGTTGCTTTAACAAAAATTAATCAAATTGCAAAGGAAAATCGCATTACAACCCAAATTTCTTATGAAAGTCATATGGCTTGTGGGGTTGGTGCATGTATGGGTTGTACAAAAACAATTGATGGAACTAATAAAAAAATTTGTACTGATGGCCCCATTATTACTGTTAAATATGACAAATAA